A genomic region of Pseudoxanthomonas suwonensis contains the following coding sequences:
- the gcvT gene encoding glycine cleavage system aminomethyltransferase GcvT, with product MTRKTVLNDTHRALGAKMVDFGGWDMPIHYGSQLDEHHLVRREAGMFDVSHMTVVDLRGERVREFLRRLLANSVDKLKVPGKALYSCMLDERGGVIDDLITYYLGESFFRLVVNAATRDKDLGWIQQQAAAFGVEVTERPDFAMVAVQGPQARERVVGLLRESDRAAAEKLGRFAAVEAQSAAGVPLFLARTGYTGEDGFEIVLPEADAVAFWNALLEAGVKPAGLGARDTLRLEAGMNLYGQDMDETTTPWEAALAWTVTLDDGRDFIGRAELEAQKAAGTPRQLLGLVMDEKGVLRHGQKVLTAQGEGEILSGTFSPTLGKAIAFARVPAGDPGQVRVDIRGREVPVRVVKFPFVRDGQAQPGVLG from the coding sequence ATGACCCGCAAGACCGTCCTCAACGACACCCACCGCGCGCTCGGCGCCAAGATGGTCGACTTCGGCGGCTGGGACATGCCGATCCACTACGGCTCGCAGCTCGACGAGCACCACCTGGTCCGGCGCGAGGCCGGCATGTTCGACGTCAGCCACATGACCGTGGTCGACCTGCGCGGCGAGCGGGTGCGCGAGTTCCTGCGCCGGCTGCTGGCCAACTCGGTGGACAAGCTCAAGGTGCCGGGCAAGGCGCTGTACTCGTGCATGCTCGACGAGCGCGGCGGGGTGATCGACGACCTGATCACCTACTACCTGGGCGAGTCGTTCTTCCGCCTGGTGGTCAATGCCGCCACCCGCGACAAGGACCTGGGCTGGATCCAGCAGCAGGCCGCCGCGTTCGGGGTCGAGGTGACCGAGCGGCCGGACTTCGCCATGGTCGCGGTGCAGGGCCCGCAGGCGCGCGAGCGCGTGGTCGGCCTGCTGCGCGAGTCCGACCGCGCGGCGGCAGAGAAGCTGGGCCGCTTCGCCGCGGTCGAGGCGCAGTCCGCGGCCGGCGTGCCGCTGTTCCTGGCACGCACCGGCTACACCGGCGAGGACGGGTTCGAGATCGTGCTGCCGGAAGCCGACGCGGTCGCGTTCTGGAACGCGCTGCTGGAGGCCGGGGTCAAGCCGGCCGGGCTCGGCGCGCGCGACACCCTGCGCCTGGAGGCGGGCATGAACCTCTACGGCCAGGACATGGACGAGACGACCACCCCGTGGGAAGCCGCGCTGGCCTGGACCGTGACCCTGGACGACGGCCGCGACTTCATCGGCCGCGCCGAGCTGGAGGCGCAGAAGGCCGCCGGCACCCCGCGCCAGCTGCTCGGCCTGGTGATGGACGAGAAGGGCGTGCTGCGCCACGGGCAGAAGGTGCTCACCGCGCAGGGCGAGGGCGAGATCCTGTCGGGCACCTTCTCCCCGACCCTGGGCAAGGCGATCGCGTTCGCGCGCGTGCCGGCCGGCGATCCGGGCCAGGTCCGGGTCGACATCCGCGGCCGCGAGGTGCCGGTGCGGGTGGTGAAATTCCCGTTCGTGCGCGACGGCCAGGCCCAGCCCGGCGTGCTCGGTTGA
- a CDS encoding NfeD family protein, with product MRVDVVAWAALALLLIAAETLAPGAFLLWMGFAAVAVFLAVLLVPDIPVLAQVAAFVVLSFVSIQVYRRWFRKGARQSDQPLLNRRAEQTVGLVAPLDQAIVAGRGRVKLGDAFWVVEGPDLPAGTPVRVVAVNGMVLKVQEA from the coding sequence ATGCGCGTCGACGTGGTGGCCTGGGCGGCACTGGCGCTGCTGCTGATCGCGGCCGAGACGCTGGCGCCGGGCGCCTTCCTGCTGTGGATGGGCTTCGCCGCGGTGGCGGTGTTCCTGGCGGTGCTGCTGGTGCCGGACATCCCGGTGCTGGCGCAGGTGGCGGCGTTCGTGGTGCTGAGCTTCGTCTCCATCCAGGTCTACCGGCGCTGGTTCCGCAAGGGCGCGCGCCAGAGCGACCAGCCGCTGCTCAACCGCCGCGCCGAGCAGACCGTCGGCCTGGTCGCCCCGCTCGACCAGGCCATCGTCGCCGGCCGCGGGCGGGTCAAGCTGGGCGATGCCTTCTGGGTGGTGGAAGGCCCCGACCTGCCGGCCGGCACCCCGGTCCGGGTGGTCGCGGTGAACGGCATGGTGCTGAAGGTGCAGGAGGCGTGA
- a CDS encoding SPFH domain-containing protein: MFSSGFLALVLLVAGAIVLFKTVRMVPQGYEWTVERFGKYTHTLDPGLHFLIPIIYGVGRKVNMMEQVLDVPSQEVITKDNAVVRVDGVVFFQVLDAAKAAYEVANLEVATIALVQTNIRTVIGSMDLDESLSNREKINAQLLNVVDHATHPWGIKVTRIEIRDIQPPRDLIDSMARQMKAERDRRAVILEAEGHRSSEILRAEGDKQAAILQAEGQKEAAFREAEARERLAEAEAKATQMVSEAIANGDVQAINYFVAQKYVAAFEKLATAPNQKFVLMPMEASGVIGSIAGIAELARGALADQQQKAGAPRAQPPRPGG; the protein is encoded by the coding sequence ATGTTCTCATCGGGTTTTCTGGCACTGGTGCTGCTGGTGGCCGGCGCGATCGTGCTGTTCAAGACGGTGCGGATGGTGCCGCAGGGCTACGAGTGGACGGTGGAGCGCTTCGGCAAGTACACCCATACCCTGGACCCGGGCCTGCACTTCCTGATCCCGATCATCTACGGCGTCGGCCGCAAGGTGAACATGATGGAGCAGGTGCTGGACGTGCCCAGCCAGGAAGTGATCACCAAGGACAACGCGGTGGTGCGGGTGGACGGGGTGGTGTTCTTCCAGGTGCTGGACGCGGCCAAGGCCGCCTACGAGGTGGCCAACCTGGAGGTGGCGACGATCGCCCTGGTCCAGACCAACATCCGTACCGTGATCGGCTCGATGGACCTGGACGAATCGCTGTCCAACCGCGAGAAGATCAACGCCCAGCTGCTCAACGTGGTCGACCACGCCACCCATCCGTGGGGCATCAAGGTCACCCGGATCGAGATCCGCGACATCCAGCCGCCGCGCGACCTGATCGATTCGATGGCCCGGCAGATGAAGGCCGAGCGCGACCGCCGCGCGGTGATCCTCGAGGCCGAGGGCCACCGTTCCTCGGAGATCCTGCGCGCCGAGGGCGACAAGCAGGCCGCCATCCTCCAGGCCGAAGGCCAGAAGGAAGCGGCGTTCCGCGAGGCCGAGGCGCGCGAGCGCCTGGCCGAGGCCGAGGCCAAGGCCACCCAGATGGTGTCCGAGGCGATCGCCAACGGCGACGTGCAGGCGATCAACTACTTCGTGGCCCAGAAGTACGTGGCGGCGTTCGAGAAGCTGGCCACCGCGCCGAACCAGAAGTTCGTGCTGATGCCGATGGAAGCCAGCGGCGTGATCGGCTCGATCGCCGGCATCGCCGAACTGGCCCGCGGGGCCCTGGCCGACCAGCAGCAGAAGGCGGGCGCGCCGCGGGCGCAGCCGCCCAGGCCGGGGGGCTGA
- a CDS encoding RNA polymerase sigma factor yields the protein MTTESSLLAPASCMALAPAVAAADLRDDRAAPRSGFAIEVPEALLARARRGEAAAFEQLYRWFERPVFTLALRLCGDRDEASEALQETMLKLLRRVGEYRGSGPFWGWLRQIAINEALQRLRRGRRLDETLPLDGHEFEDGAPPPPAAADAALLQRALLVLPAATRSVLWLYHAEGYTHEEIAELMQRTPSFSKSQLARGTRRLRALLQVEEASHV from the coding sequence ATGACCACCGAATCCAGCCTGCTCGCCCCCGCCAGCTGCATGGCCCTGGCCCCGGCCGTGGCCGCCGCGGACCTGCGCGACGACCGCGCCGCGCCGCGCTCGGGCTTCGCCATCGAGGTGCCCGAGGCGCTGCTGGCGCGCGCGCGGCGCGGCGAGGCGGCGGCGTTCGAGCAGCTGTACCGCTGGTTCGAGCGGCCGGTGTTCACCCTGGCGCTGCGCCTGTGCGGCGACCGCGACGAGGCCAGCGAGGCGCTGCAGGAAACCATGCTAAAGCTGCTGCGCCGGGTCGGCGAGTACCGCGGCAGCGGACCGTTCTGGGGCTGGCTGCGGCAGATCGCGATCAACGAGGCGCTGCAGCGGCTGCGTCGTGGCCGCCGGCTGGACGAAACCCTGCCGCTGGACGGCCACGAATTCGAGGACGGCGCGCCGCCGCCGCCGGCCGCCGCCGACGCGGCGCTGCTGCAGCGCGCCCTGCTGGTCCTGCCGGCCGCCACCCGCAGCGTGCTGTGGCTGTACCACGCCGAAGGCTATACCCACGAGGAGATCGCGGAGCTGATGCAGCGCACCCCGAGTTTCTCCAAGTCGCAGCTGGCGCGCGGCACGCGCCGGCTGCGCGCGCTGCTGCAGGTCGAGGAGGCTTCCCATGTCTGA
- a CDS encoding PDZ domain-containing protein: MKHPRFPLARRLAPLALSLACALALPAWAQDDTAARQKQLEAARADLQDAARRIAELSGESVLDGNRIQSIRVAGAEAGKPRLGVLLGVDGQAGVRIAGVTPGSGADKAGLKAGDRLLKVRGKAIAGGSGEQRVEDARKALAGLEKDKPVRIAYQREGRQHEVDVTPGATQALAFTRAFPGSGEDFAAVFDGAELARLKELGPQLRGEVIRLSRPGACQGDGCSVPLLAEALRWDGLNLLALEPQLGRYFGTDRGVLVLSQGALPGLQAGDVIQKIEGKAVATPREAMQAMTAKQPGEQARVTVVRDRSAREVPVTVPERMRSLDFIPVPPASPAPPAPPAPRPTPAVAATPA; this comes from the coding sequence ATGAAACACCCCCGCTTCCCCCTCGCCAGGCGCCTCGCCCCGCTCGCCCTGTCCCTCGCCTGCGCGCTGGCGCTGCCGGCCTGGGCGCAGGACGACACGGCCGCCCGCCAGAAGCAGCTCGAGGCCGCGCGCGCCGACCTGCAGGATGCCGCGCGCCGGATCGCCGAGCTGTCCGGCGAATCGGTCCTGGACGGAAACCGCATCCAGTCGATCCGCGTTGCCGGCGCCGAGGCCGGCAAGCCGCGCCTGGGCGTGCTGCTGGGCGTCGACGGACAGGCCGGCGTGCGCATCGCCGGCGTCACCCCCGGCAGCGGCGCGGACAAGGCCGGGCTGAAGGCCGGCGACCGCCTGCTGAAGGTGCGCGGCAAGGCGATCGCCGGTGGCTCGGGCGAGCAGCGCGTGGAGGACGCGCGCAAGGCGCTGGCCGGGCTGGAGAAGGACAAGCCGGTGCGCATTGCCTACCAGCGCGAGGGCAGGCAACACGAGGTCGACGTGACCCCGGGCGCGACCCAGGCGCTGGCGTTCACCCGTGCGTTCCCCGGCAGCGGCGAGGACTTTGCCGCGGTGTTCGACGGCGCCGAACTGGCGCGGCTGAAGGAGCTGGGGCCGCAGCTGCGCGGCGAGGTGATCCGGCTGTCGCGACCCGGCGCCTGCCAGGGCGATGGCTGCAGCGTGCCGCTGCTGGCCGAGGCGTTGCGCTGGGACGGCCTGAACCTGCTGGCGCTGGAGCCGCAGCTGGGCCGTTACTTCGGCACCGACCGCGGCGTACTGGTGCTGTCGCAGGGTGCGCTGCCGGGGCTGCAGGCCGGCGACGTGATCCAGAAGATCGAGGGCAAGGCGGTGGCCACCCCGCGCGAGGCGATGCAGGCGATGACCGCCAAGCAGCCCGGCGAGCAGGCCAGGGTCACGGTTGTGCGCGACCGCAGTGCGCGCGAGGTGCCGGTGACGGTGCCCGAGCGGATGCGTTCGCTCGACTTCATCCCGGTCCCGCCAGCGTCACCGGCACCGCCTGCCCCACCCGCGCCCAGGCCGACGCCGGCCGTGGCCGCCACGCCCGCCTGA
- a CDS encoding DUF6607 family protein, with translation MKHLVALLAALAFAASATVHAAAPDPQRDRQSILAMQGEYLVDFAFDETVLLKPGYERASAMRSGGDEVVIVVEDTPGKVVLQHLLVDARSGHVTKHWRQDWIYEAKQRFEFTGDQTWTVHAIPAELTRGAWTQCVYEVSDAPRYCGTGRWTYDNGVATWTSDLSWRPLPRREHTTRSDYNALSVVNRHTLTPGGWTHEQFNTKVLRKTDGSHEEIAREFGFNDYQKDTDVDFGPAYRYWEGTQDYWARVRARWDRFLSQPPGLHLKTKVDGMAMIIPLFTQAGEEEQGGKVADAKIDEVFAKWVEPAR, from the coding sequence ATGAAGCACCTGGTAGCCCTCCTCGCCGCGCTGGCCTTCGCCGCCAGTGCCACCGTGCACGCCGCCGCGCCCGACCCGCAGCGCGATCGCCAGAGCATCCTGGCCATGCAGGGCGAATACCTGGTCGATTTCGCCTTCGACGAGACCGTGCTGCTGAAGCCCGGCTACGAGCGCGCCTCGGCCATGCGCAGCGGCGGCGACGAGGTGGTGATCGTGGTCGAGGACACCCCGGGCAAGGTCGTACTGCAGCACCTGCTGGTCGACGCCAGGAGTGGCCACGTCACCAAGCACTGGCGCCAGGACTGGATCTACGAGGCCAAGCAGCGCTTCGAGTTCACCGGCGACCAGACCTGGACCGTGCACGCGATCCCGGCCGAGCTGACCCGCGGCGCCTGGACCCAGTGCGTCTACGAGGTCAGCGACGCGCCGCGCTACTGCGGCACCGGCCGCTGGACCTACGACAACGGCGTGGCGACCTGGACCTCCGACCTGTCCTGGCGCCCGTTGCCGCGGCGCGAGCACACCACCCGCAGCGACTACAACGCGCTGTCGGTGGTCAACCGCCACACCCTCACTCCGGGCGGCTGGACCCACGAGCAGTTCAACACCAAGGTGCTGCGCAAGACCGACGGCAGCCACGAGGAGATCGCCCGCGAGTTCGGCTTCAACGACTACCAGAAGGACACCGACGTCGACTTCGGCCCGGCCTACCGCTACTGGGAAGGCACGCAGGACTACTGGGCGCGGGTGCGCGCGCGCTGGGACCGCTTCCTGTCGCAGCCGCCGGGCCTGCACCTGAAGACCAAGGTCGACGGCATGGCGATGATCATCCCGCTGTTCACCCAGGCCGGCGAGGAAGAGCAGGGCGGGAAGGTGGCGGACGCGAAGATCGACGAAGTCTTCGCCAAGTGGGTCGAACCGGCGCGCTGA
- a CDS encoding TonB-dependent hemoglobin/transferrin/lactoferrin family receptor, whose product MNRITPLGAAICAVLATAMPAHAAVLDSADAGMREFDRVQVTATRTERAIVDVPASVDVIDRERLDDTLARDIKDLVRYEPGISVTSSFGRFGLGGFRIRGLDGNRVQIQTDGIAVSDAFSIGSFANANRNFVDLDTLKRVEIVRGPASSLYGSDALGGVVAFVTKDPADYLAADKDAYFGLKFGYEGDWRGLFGGATAAFGGERWSGMVALSHRQGQETRNQGDDRSAGATRTAPNPQDRDGNSVLAKLVFAPSADQRFKLTAESNEDRTESDVLSAINATTRSLQGDDRQQRRRVSLGHELDSLAAGLADSLDWKVYWQDSRTTQDTDELRTGNIRRQRRFEFDQHVYGLQAIFHKALSGGSVSHDFTYGLDAARTRTEQLRNGVQTNLNTGVSSSTILPDVFPVRDFPLSDTAEVGLFVQDEMRLADGRLSLVPGLRVDVYRLEPEIDPIFAGDNPGVPVSDLDDTAVSPKFGAIWRFDECWSMFGNYAHGFRAPPYNDVNLGFTNFQFGYTAIPNPDLKPETSDGVELGLRFVGKAAYFGLSGYYNDYRDFIESFVNVGFNEQGLMVFQSRNVADARIYGAELKAGVDFGALSDGWSGWSLRGAAAWARGDNKTDDVPLDSVDPLRASLGLAYDGGAWGAELAGSFAGRKERVSDPVYYRPSGYGALDLMVNWKFAPGARIDFGVFNLGDRKYTDWADVPIGVAASAATLDRYTRPGRSVSASLAVSW is encoded by the coding sequence ATGAATCGCATCACCCCGCTCGGCGCCGCCATCTGCGCGGTCCTCGCCACCGCTATGCCCGCCCACGCCGCTGTCCTCGATTCCGCCGACGCCGGCATGCGCGAGTTCGACCGCGTCCAGGTCACCGCCACCCGCACCGAACGCGCCATTGTCGACGTGCCCGCCTCGGTCGACGTGATCGACCGCGAGCGCCTCGACGACACCCTGGCCCGCGACATCAAGGACCTGGTTCGCTACGAGCCTGGCATCTCGGTCACTTCCAGCTTCGGCCGCTTCGGCCTGGGCGGCTTCCGCATCCGCGGCCTGGACGGCAATCGCGTGCAGATCCAGACCGACGGCATCGCCGTGTCCGACGCGTTCTCGATCGGCAGCTTCGCCAACGCCAACCGCAACTTCGTCGACCTCGACACGCTCAAGCGGGTGGAGATCGTGCGCGGGCCTGCCAGCTCGCTGTACGGCTCCGACGCGCTGGGCGGCGTGGTCGCGTTCGTCACCAAGGACCCGGCCGACTACCTGGCCGCTGACAAGGACGCCTATTTCGGCCTGAAGTTCGGCTACGAGGGCGACTGGCGCGGCCTGTTCGGCGGCGCCACCGCCGCGTTCGGCGGCGAGCGCTGGAGCGGCATGGTCGCGCTCAGCCACCGCCAGGGCCAGGAAACCCGCAACCAGGGCGACGACCGCAGCGCCGGCGCCACCCGCACCGCGCCCAATCCGCAGGACCGCGACGGCAACAGCGTGCTGGCCAAGCTGGTGTTCGCGCCGTCGGCGGACCAGCGGTTCAAGCTGACCGCCGAAAGCAACGAGGACCGCACCGAGAGCGACGTGCTGTCGGCGATCAACGCGACCACCCGCTCGCTGCAGGGCGACGACCGCCAGCAGCGCCGCCGCGTGTCGCTGGGCCACGAACTGGATTCGCTCGCCGCCGGCCTGGCCGACAGCCTGGACTGGAAGGTCTACTGGCAGGACAGCCGCACCACCCAGGACACCGACGAACTGCGCACCGGCAACATCCGGCGCCAGCGCCGGTTCGAGTTCGACCAGCACGTCTACGGGCTGCAGGCGATCTTCCACAAGGCGCTGTCCGGCGGCAGCGTCAGCCACGACTTCACCTACGGCCTGGATGCGGCCCGGACCCGTACCGAGCAGCTGCGCAACGGCGTGCAGACCAACCTCAACACCGGCGTGTCCAGCAGCACGATCCTGCCGGACGTGTTCCCGGTGCGCGACTTCCCGCTCAGCGACACCGCCGAGGTCGGCCTGTTCGTGCAGGACGAGATGCGCCTGGCCGACGGCCGGCTCAGCCTGGTGCCGGGCCTGCGCGTGGACGTCTACCGGCTCGAGCCGGAGATCGACCCGATCTTCGCAGGCGACAACCCGGGAGTACCGGTCAGCGACCTGGACGACACCGCCGTGTCGCCCAAGTTCGGCGCGATCTGGCGCTTCGACGAGTGCTGGTCGATGTTCGGCAACTACGCGCACGGCTTCCGCGCGCCGCCGTACAACGACGTCAACCTGGGTTTCACCAACTTCCAGTTCGGCTACACCGCCATCCCAAACCCGGACCTGAAGCCGGAGACCAGCGACGGCGTCGAGCTGGGCCTGCGCTTCGTCGGCAAGGCCGCCTACTTCGGCCTGAGCGGGTACTACAACGACTACCGCGACTTCATCGAGTCGTTCGTCAACGTCGGCTTCAACGAGCAGGGCTTGATGGTGTTCCAGTCGCGCAACGTGGCCGACGCGCGGATCTATGGTGCCGAGCTGAAGGCGGGCGTGGACTTCGGCGCACTGTCCGACGGCTGGAGCGGCTGGTCGCTGCGCGGCGCGGCGGCCTGGGCCCGCGGCGACAACAAGACCGACGACGTGCCGCTGGATTCGGTCGACCCGCTGCGCGCCTCGCTGGGGCTGGCCTACGACGGCGGCGCCTGGGGCGCGGAACTGGCCGGCAGCTTCGCCGGCCGCAAGGAACGCGTCTCCGACCCGGTGTACTACCGTCCCTCCGGCTACGGCGCGCTCGACCTGATGGTGAACTGGAAGTTCGCCCCGGGCGCGCGGATCGATTTCGGCGTGTTCAATCTCGGCGACCGCAAGTACACCGACTGGGCCGACGTGCCGATCGGCGTGGCGGCCAGCGCGGCCACGCTGGACCGCTATACCCGGCCGGGCCGCAGCGTGTCGGCCAGCCTGGCGGTGAGCTGGTAG
- the hemP gene encoding hemin uptake protein HemP, translating to MNVHRLTLPHAEPARTPAPAPHADTDVVLGSEQLLKGRREILIRHGDKLYRLRHTSNDKLILTK from the coding sequence ATGAACGTGCACCGCCTGACCCTGCCGCATGCCGAACCCGCCCGCACGCCAGCGCCGGCGCCGCACGCCGATACCGACGTGGTGCTGGGCAGCGAGCAGTTGCTGAAGGGCCGCCGCGAGATCCTGATCCGCCACGGCGACAAGCTCTACCGCCTGCGCCACACCAGCAACGACAAGCTGATCCTGACCAAGTAA
- a CDS encoding aldo/keto reductase, translating to MQYRRLGASGLQLSALSFGAWMTFGRQVGRGQARELVAAAWDHGINFFDNAEAYANGEAERVMGDVIADLRLPRDGYCVSSKVFFGAAEDPRPTQRGLSRKHVVDACHAALKRLRVDYLDLYYCHRPDPDTPVEETVAAMDLLVRQGKVLYWGTSEWPEALIREAAKFARTHHLAAPTMEQPQYNLLHRERVELEYAPLYSELGLGTTTWSPLASGLLSGKYADGIHREGRLAQPDAGWLQRLVVGHSEERRLERARRFVAVAAELGEKPAPLAIAWCLRNPHVSSVILGASTPAQLRENLGALELVRRYDEPVWRRLEVAAANV from the coding sequence ATGCAATACCGCCGCCTCGGCGCCTCGGGCCTGCAGCTGTCCGCGCTGTCCTTCGGTGCCTGGATGACCTTCGGCCGCCAGGTCGGCCGCGGCCAGGCGCGCGAGCTGGTCGCTGCGGCCTGGGACCACGGGATCAACTTCTTCGACAACGCCGAGGCCTACGCCAACGGCGAGGCCGAGCGGGTGATGGGCGACGTGATCGCCGACCTGCGCCTGCCGCGCGACGGCTACTGCGTGTCCAGCAAGGTGTTCTTCGGTGCCGCCGAGGATCCGCGCCCGACCCAGCGCGGGCTGTCGCGCAAGCACGTGGTCGATGCCTGCCATGCCGCGTTGAAGCGGCTGCGGGTGGACTACCTCGACCTCTACTACTGCCACCGCCCCGACCCGGACACGCCGGTGGAAGAGACGGTGGCGGCGATGGACCTGCTGGTGCGGCAGGGCAAGGTGCTGTACTGGGGCACTTCCGAATGGCCCGAGGCGCTGATCCGCGAGGCGGCGAAGTTCGCCCGCACCCACCACCTGGCGGCGCCGACGATGGAGCAGCCGCAGTACAACCTGCTGCACCGCGAGCGGGTCGAGCTGGAGTACGCGCCGCTGTATTCGGAACTGGGCCTGGGCACGACCACCTGGTCGCCGCTGGCCTCGGGCCTGCTCAGCGGCAAGTACGCCGACGGCATCCACCGCGAGGGACGGCTGGCGCAGCCCGATGCCGGCTGGCTGCAGCGGCTGGTGGTCGGGCACAGCGAGGAGCGCCGGCTGGAGCGCGCCCGGCGCTTCGTCGCGGTCGCCGCCGAGCTGGGCGAGAAACCGGCGCCGCTGGCGATCGCCTGGTGCCTGCGCAACCCGCACGTGAGCAGCGTGATCCTCGGCGCCAGCACCCCCGCGCAGCTGCGGGAGAACCTCGGCGCGCTGGAGCTGGTCCGGCGCTACGACGAGCCGGTCTGGCGGCGGCTGGAGGTCGCCGCGGCGAACGTCTGA
- a CDS encoding NupC/NupG family nucleoside CNT transporter, with protein sequence MIEALGRIGFGLFGLAVLIGIVWLFSNNRRAVDWKLVGTGVFLQIAFAAVVLRVPGGREVFDWLSHGFVRILGFVSQGSNFIFGSLMDMEKHGFIFAFQVLPTIIFFSALMGVLYHLGAMQAVVRGMAWAITKVMRVSGAETTSVCASVFIGQTEAPLTVRPYIAKMTQSELLTMMIGGMAHIAGGVLAAYVGMLGGGDPEQQAFFAKHLLAASIMAAPATLVIAKILVPETGEPLTRGTVKMEVEKTTANVIDAAAAGAGDGLRLALNIGAMLLAFIALIALVDAPLVWLGEISGIAGWLGQPTSLSTILGYLLAPIAWVIGVPWADATTVGSLIGQKIVLNEFIAYSQLSNIINGQVPDVSLSPQATLIATYALCGFANFSSIAIQIGGIGGLAPERRQDLARFGLRAVLGGSVATFMTATIAGVLTYLG encoded by the coding sequence ATGATCGAGGCACTGGGTCGGATCGGCTTCGGCCTGTTCGGGTTGGCCGTGCTGATCGGCATCGTCTGGCTGTTCTCGAACAACCGCCGCGCGGTCGACTGGAAGCTGGTGGGCACCGGCGTGTTCCTGCAGATCGCCTTCGCCGCGGTGGTGCTGCGGGTGCCGGGCGGGCGCGAGGTGTTCGACTGGCTCAGCCACGGCTTCGTGCGGATCCTCGGCTTCGTCTCGCAGGGCTCGAACTTCATCTTCGGCAGCCTGATGGACATGGAGAAGCACGGCTTCATCTTCGCCTTCCAGGTGCTGCCGACCATCATCTTCTTCTCCGCGCTGATGGGCGTGCTCTACCACCTGGGCGCGATGCAGGCGGTGGTGCGCGGCATGGCCTGGGCGATCACCAAGGTGATGCGCGTTTCCGGTGCCGAGACCACCAGCGTCTGCGCCAGCGTGTTCATCGGCCAGACCGAGGCGCCGCTGACGGTGCGCCCGTACATCGCCAAGATGACCCAGTCCGAGCTGCTGACCATGATGATCGGCGGCATGGCCCACATCGCCGGCGGCGTGCTGGCCGCCTACGTGGGCATGCTCGGCGGCGGCGACCCGGAGCAGCAGGCGTTCTTCGCCAAGCACCTGCTCGCGGCCAGCATCATGGCCGCGCCGGCCACGCTGGTGATCGCCAAGATCCTGGTTCCCGAGACCGGTGAGCCTCTGACCCGCGGCACGGTGAAGATGGAGGTCGAGAAGACCACCGCCAACGTGATCGACGCGGCCGCCGCCGGCGCCGGCGACGGCCTGCGCCTGGCGCTGAACATCGGCGCGATGCTGCTGGCCTTCATCGCCCTGATCGCGCTGGTCGACGCGCCGCTGGTCTGGCTGGGCGAGATCAGCGGCATTGCCGGCTGGCTGGGCCAGCCGACCAGCCTGTCCACGATCCTCGGCTACCTGCTGGCGCCGATCGCCTGGGTGATCGGCGTGCCGTGGGCGGACGCGACCACGGTCGGTTCGCTGATCGGGCAGAAGATCGTGCTCAACGAGTTCATCGCCTATTCCCAGCTGTCCAACATCATCAACGGCCAGGTGCCGGACGTGTCGCTGAGTCCGCAGGCCACGCTGATCGCGACCTACGCGCTGTGCGGCTTCGCCAACTTCAGCTCGATCGCGATCCAGATCGGTGGCATCGGCGGGCTGGCCCCGGAGCGGCGCCAGGACCTGGCCCGCTTCGGCCTGCGCGCGGTGCTCGGCGGCTCGGTCGCGACCTTCATGACCGCGACCATCGCCGGGGTGCTCACCTACCTCGGCTGA